From Struthio camelus isolate bStrCam1 chromosome 21, bStrCam1.hap1, whole genome shotgun sequence, one genomic window encodes:
- the LOC138061791 gene encoding uncharacterized protein, producing the protein MLQQIVLNKGVALDVLGIFYVLRKHCSEVNREVIIPRFHLSPRVAQTHGLSYVNRDIPDDLEIVPLDYALLSSATSLPEKLVKECVNDIVVLFSWGAGLGEDYDLVFKGIGLLMSRNKSLTMRYSKEFLLAVDGPGIVLKSLLSNPSTQYWVLSGKDAAAFPVRPGGIRVLPTFEIKPGPGEKAKEPGPEGSKQREVTGSALQQPHHRRKRRSPGQAKGAKEGKGQQGSRKKPLDKEDFSPLLSSMRGNLQSATEDKLGEDLARERKQEGSPAEKRLLARRRLSPVKLPGLRMDTSVAQQGLGMQPPERSELARAHLATEGSFKALQEQQLIGGMPKESEKGGSPAEKCLLAQRRLSPMKLPGLQEDTSIGQQGLGMQPPERCELARAHLATEAPFKALQQQQLKGGMPKESEKGGSRAEKRLLARRRLSPVKLPGLRMDASVAQQGLGMQPPESTSEKRPLQSRRGNQ; encoded by the exons atgctacagcagattgtgctgaacaag ggcgtggccctcgatgtgcttggcattttctatgtcctgaggaagcactgcagtgaggtgaacagggaggtgattatcccgcgctttcacctgtctccgagagttgcacagactcatgggctcagctatgtcaacagagacattcctg acgatcttgaaattgtccccctggactatgctctgctgtcatcagcaacgtcccttcccgagaagctagtgaaggagtgcgtgaatgacattgtggtgctgttcagctggggcgcgggactcggagaggattacgaccttgttttcaagggcatcggtcttctgatgagccgaaacaagagcctcacaatgagatattccaaggagtttctccttgccgtggatggccctggaattgtattgaaaagtctcctctct aacccaagcacacaatattgggtgttgtcaggcaaagacgctgctgcgtttcctgtgcgtcctggggggatccgtgtgctgccaac gtttgagattaagccagggcctggggaaaaagccaaagagcctggccccgagggatccaagcagagagaag ttacagggagtgctctgcagcagcctcaccaCCGCCGAAAGAGGCGTTCTCCAggccaggccaaaggggccaaggaaggaaaagggcagcagggcagcagaaagaagcctcttgacaa ggaagattttagccccctcttatccagcatgagaggaaatctgcagtcggctacagaggacaagctgggagaagacctggctagagagagaaagcaagaag ggagtcctgctgagaagcgccttcttgctcgaaggaggctttcgcccgtgaagttacctgggctcagaatggacaccagcgtggctcagcaaggcctgggcatgcagccccccgagag atctgagcttgcacgagcacacttggccactgagggctccttcaaggctctccaggaACAACAGCTCATAGGAGGCATGccgaaggagagtgagaaaggag ggagtcctgctgagaagtgcCTCCTAGCTCAAAGGAGGCTTTCGCCCATGAAGTTACCTGGATTGCAAGAAGACACCAGTATtggtcagcaaggcctgggcatgcagccccccgagag atgtgaacttgcacgagcacacttggccactgaggcccccttcaaggctctccagcaacaacagctcaaaggaggcatgccaaaggagagtgagaaaggag ggagtcgtgctgagaagcgcctccttgctcgaaggaggctttcgcccgtgaagttacctgggctcagaatggacgccagtgtggctcagcaaggcctgggcatgcagccccccgagag caccagcgagaagaggcccttgcagtcccggaggggaaatcagtag